Genomic segment of Salvia hispanica cultivar TCC Black 2014 chromosome 2, UniMelb_Shisp_WGS_1.0, whole genome shotgun sequence:
attactacaaatatattaataatcataaaatatttctatactatattaaatcattcaGCAAGACTCGTCAAATATCgttcttgtttatttttttaaatttagaatactaatactagtaattaattggtttaagtttatatttgagaaataattaatattttcgaTTTTAGTATATGCATGTATTATAAATGAAGAACTATTaggaataaaacaaatgagaccaatttttaatattagattagaagatctagtggtgGATATAATGCCATGTGGAAAATTTAaatgagtattaaataaaattgaagggtattaatgtcaattctctcttattaaaactttaaatttacataactcactcgatttatattattttttagcaaaaaatatatcaaattaaaggtaattttataaggattctaacgatatctcacttgcatatgttccgacgacgttcggatgatgaaatttgatgatttttgtttcagttttcgtaacatattttttatcaacaaacacataaaacaatctcaatatattgcatataaaatctcaaCATTATGCATGTGAAATCTCAACATAATGCATgtgaaatctcaataaaaatgtattgagattttgtctgctatttattgagattcgtaagatttgtATACTACTcatactagtaattaattggttttaagtttatatttgagaaataattaataatttttgattTTAGTATATGCATGTATTAAAATGAGGAACTATTAGCAATAGCACAAACacacatattaatattaatatacactCTTTTTGACCGGATTAGCTAGTTGGCTAGTTTGAAATACAgaatatttatgatttgagTCAAAAATCTGTAAatcaatactaaaatttaatttcgatAGTCTGTAATTTGAGTAAAGctaacttaaaatttaataggTTTATATACACGTATTTAGTCTTAAtttgagtaaaaaaataaaaaaagtcgGCTAAAATCTGATTGGTGAGTCTCTACAAATCCTGCCGCAAAAAGCAGACGCAGCTGGATATAATTTCGCCGGCGAATTCCAATGGCGGTGGCGCTACCAATATTTTCACTATCATCCACCGTTCGAGCTTCCTCTGTCGACACTGAACAGCGCCTCCCTTACAACCGCCAGCGCACTTATCCGAAGAAGCCAGAACCTCTGACGGCGGCATCGCCTTCAACTTCACCCAAAAAAACCACGAAAATATCCATTTCAGATCTCCTCAATCGCAACATCTCAAGATCCACTACTCAAGGTAGCTAATcgattatttcaattaaactGAATTGTCCGCGGTTAGTTGTTGATTGTGGTTGAGTTAATTACCCTGTACTGGTTAATTGATTTGTTTGTTAAGTTGTAGCTAGGGTTCCATAATTTGAATGTGAATGTAATTGTTAACTACTACGCCTTAAAAGATACTCCTCTTTAGAGTTTTATTGGAGGAATTATTGTTCTAGCTGGTGAAGATGTGGTTAATTCATGAATTGCTGCTGTTGATGTGGTTGAGTTAAGTTaattgatttgtttgttgaGTTGTAGCTAGGGTTCCGTAATTTGAATGTGAATGTaattgatttgtttgttgagttgtttgttagtattttattGGAGGATTATTGCCTAGCGGGTGAAGACGCCTCGTTTTTATAAATGCTATTTGTAAGGTTCTTGATTAGAGCCTGCTTACTGATTCGGAGTGTCTTGCTACATATACTTTTGTGAATTGTTGGAATTTTCCATCCGAGTAGCATATGTTTTTGCTTCAATTATATTGACTGTTTCTTATAAGTTGTATGTGCTAATGATATAGGTGAATCTAGTGAATCATATTTGGGGTATGAAACGTGGACTCCCAAACCACCTAGAGTGGAGAAGCCCCGTTCTGCTTTCAATCCGGCATCGCTAGCTTACTTAGGCGACTGCATTTATGAGGTGTGTATTTGCTTTTCTCCTCTGTTCTCAATTGAGTGTTAGTTGAAATATTTCATGCCCTTCTCTGAGGAACTGAATTTCTAGAAAAGCTCTATTTATTGATCTGAGCAAGACATGATTTGTTtaaactttctatttaaaaGAAACTATTTAGAAAGGAAATCCTTTTGTGAGTTTCTGTGTTATAGAGTTCTAGAAGTAAGGTCACATCCCTTTCCAAATATGCAAGTATGTATTGTATCGCTTTTGATTATGATGTTTCCATATCCTAATGAAAAATTACTTTTGGGATTTTGATGGTGGTGTTCTATTGGTTGGGCACAGCTCTATGCTCGCAGGCACTTTTTGTTTCCCCCACTAAATATTGAAGAATATAATGACCGGGTGATGGCTGTAGTACGTTGTGAGGCCCAGGTACGTATTTGTTCCTTTCTTTTAGAGAATCATTATTGCTTTGGCTACATGCTTCTAGATTTGAGGTTTCAGCTCCTTAGATGGTGCCAGGCTAACTTGGTAAATGGTAATGAAGAAGTACTATCAGTTTTGAAGAAGTTGAGTCACTAGAGCTTGGCTACTTAAAACTTATATCGTTCTAGATACATCATCTTTGTTTCTAATATATAAACTTGTAAAGCTAAATTTCCATCAAGAGACACCATTCTTTGACTATATAGACATAATAATTTGTAATGGTTGTTCATTGAAgctatatactccatatgataCTCTCTTGTTTCTTCTATGTATGGGGCTAATCTGTCTATGGTCCATAGTTACATTCCTTTTAGATAGTTTCACAGATAGTCTCAttctttttaatcttttatcAAAGGGATTGTTATAGAGTCACAATGATGTGTAACCAAGCATTGAAGCATGCCTCTTTAATAGCTATGTTAGTGTGTTTTACTGAATTAAAACTGGAAAATTTTCTTGGATAGCAGACAATCACTTTTTGAGTTTTCTGAAAAATCAATATTGTTGCCATGTTTCAGGATGCAATGCTTCAAAAACTTACGAGTGATAACTTCTTATCACCAGAGGAGAGGTTTGTACCTTGTCTAGTTTCCTTCTTGGCTCTTTCCATTTGCTTAATTCTAACTTTTGTTTCTGTGAGCAGTAATTAAGATACTAtacaaaatttatcacttttattaaaagtCATTCAGCTTTTAGTATAACTCAATATGGATGGATTTCAAGTATATCCTCGAATGAGCCCATGGTCCTTTTTGCGTCAGATTATGCAGTTCCTCCCAACTCTTATCATACAAACTTATCACCTCATAGTCCAGCCCTTCAATGCCCTCTTTTGTAGTAGTGATGTCGATAGAATCtgttgttatattttgatgatttaaaCAAGCATCTTACATCCAGGGAAGTGCTGCGTTGGGGGAAAAATATTGGTTCCTCCAAAACAAGGACGAAGAAGAGAGCAGGTGTGGCAGTTTACAACAGAGCATCTTCATTGGAGACACTTGTAAATGTCTTATATCTTATACTTTTATCGTTTCCCATCCAATGCcttctaaatttttaaatcctAAAGCATCATTATCATGAAGAAGAATGGCAGTATGCAGTCTTCTGCATTTATTTCCAGTGTTTTCCTTACACTGTTCTTATCATGCTGTGGTCATATGTGATCTTGCTATACTGATTATGAACACAGTGACACTACATGTTCCACACTCTATGTCAATTTGCATTTCTACACTGATGTAGATCTTGTTGAAGACTCACTTACCTCGTCTTATTGCATGATT
This window contains:
- the LOC125205749 gene encoding uncharacterized protein LOC125205749 isoform X1 → MAVALPIFSLSSTVRASSVDTEQRLPYNRQRTYPKKPEPLTAASPSTSPKKTTKISISDLLNRNISRSTTQGESSESYLGYETWTPKPPRVEKPRSAFNPASLAYLGDCIYELYARRHFLFPPLNIEEYNDRVMAVVRCEAQDAMLQKLTSDNFLSPEEREVLRWGKNIGSSKTRTKKRAGVAVYNRASSLETLVGYLYLTNVQRLDEIMERIGFSTDTSTDLEQGKGNVNNNTDLPKI
- the LOC125205749 gene encoding uncharacterized protein LOC125205749 isoform X2, with the protein product MAVALPIFSLSSTVRASSVDTEQRLPYNRQRTYPKKPEALTAASPSTSAKKTTKISISDLLNRNISKSTTQGESSESYLGYETWTPKPPRVEKPRSAFNPASLAYLGDCIYELYARRHFLFPPLNIEEYNDRVMAVVRCEAQDAMLQKLTSDNFLSPEEREVLRWGKNIGSSKTRTKKRAGVAVYNRASSLETLVGYLYLTNVQRLDEIMERIGFSTDTSTDLEQGKGNVNNNTDLPKI